A portion of the Musa acuminata AAA Group cultivar baxijiao chromosome BXJ1-1, Cavendish_Baxijiao_AAA, whole genome shotgun sequence genome contains these proteins:
- the LOC135679938 gene encoding putative wall-associated receptor kinase-like 16 translates to MGSTLPLFAFLLLLLLLTLLQAATTAAESAPPSPNVVSPHCNETCGGISIPYPFGIGDGCFREGFEVSCELVNGSPTPRAFLGGREENITVEEIILPQGQARILNYISWDCFNSTGQVVAGQRPSLDLGDKPFWVSSTKNRFTTMGCNVVGYLLGGDNYTSGTGCASFCFQGASLASGSCSGTGCCQTTIPEKLDNFTTGLVYFVNVSSYKDYSPCTYAFIADQDGFSFDESDLGNYTFRDKYKDGVPLLLDWVAGNQTCKEAKRNLSSYGCRSTNSECFDSTSLQGYICNCSTGFQGNPYLQDGCKDIDECSSPNLYTCHGTCSNTPGNYSCSCPKGHSSKDPKSEPCVRDHGIPTSTKIVIGSCVGLVSFITCIFCIILAFQRRKLLREKDKFFHQNGGLRLYEEIRSKQIDTVKIYTKEDIEKATDNFDKSRELGRGGHGTVYKGYLDDGREVAIKRSKVVTEDQSEEFVREMIILSQINHKNIVRLLGCCLEVEIPMLVYEFIPNGTLFEFIHDNDGKLIPLTIRLLIARESAEALAYLHSSASPPIVHGDVKSLNILLGHNYVPKVSDFGASRMMSIDETQFITMVQGTLGYLDPEYLLVRQLTAKSDVYSFGVVLMELITRKKAIYYDGSSQGKCLASSFIEAMKDSRLEEILDDQILGKENMNVIQEIAELAKECLNMKGDERPTMREVAEKLHILGGFLQVSSTHHAAEECETLLGESTMSSTLDSVGYHSLENKFGFDVKAGR, encoded by the exons ATGGGATCCACGCTGCCATTGTTCGCGtttctgctgttgttgttgttgttgacgtTGCTGCAAGCAGCAACGACTGCAGCAGAATCGGCACCACCGTCGCCGAACGTGGTGTCACCACATTGCAATGAGACATGCGGCGGTATTAGCATCCCGTACCCCTTCGGCATCGGCGATGGGTGTTTCAGGGAAGGCTTCGAGGTCAGTTGCGAACTCGTTAACGGCTCTCCGACACCCAGAGCTTTCTTGGGCGGCCGCGAGGAGAACATTACAGTTGAGGAGATAATCTTGCCCCAGGGCCAAGCACGCATCCTGAATTACATTAGCTGGGATTGTTTCAACAGTACCGGCCAAGTGGTGGCTGGTCAAAGACCTTCTCTAGACCTTGGCGACAAACCATTTTGGGTATCCAGCACCAAGAACAGGTTCACGACCATGGGCTGCAACGTCGTTGGTTACCTCTTAGGCGGGGACAACTATACATCAGGAACCGGGTGCGCCTCCTTCTGCTTCCAAGGGGCAAGCCTCGCAAGCGGATCGTGCTCTGGCACCGGCTGCTGCCAGACCACCATCCCGGAGAAGCTGGACAATTTTACGACCGGGTTGGTCTATTTCGTCAATGTTTCTTCCTACAAGGACTACAGCCCCTGCACCTATGCCTTCATTGCCGACCAGGACGGGTTCTCCTTCGACGAGTCCGATCTCGGCAACTACACCTTTCGAGACAAGTACAAGGACGGCGTCCCACTCCTGCTGGACTGGGTAGCCGGCAACCAGACCTGCAAGGAAGCTAAGAGAAACCTTTCTTCATATGGATGCCGCAGCACCAACAGTGAATGTTTCGACTCCACAAGTTTACAAGGCTATATCTGCAATTGCTCCACAGGTTTCCAAGGCAATCCTTACCTCCAGGATGGCTGCAAAG ATATCGACGAGTGCAGCTCGCCAAATCTGTATACATGTCATGGAACGTGCAGCAACACACCGGGCAACTACAGCTGCTCATGCCCAAAAGGTCACAGCAGCAAGGACCCTAAATCGGAACCATGTGTCCGAGATCACGGAATTCCGACATCAACGAAGATTGTTATAG GGAGTTGTGTTGGGCTTGTCTCGTTCATTACTTGCATCTTCTGCATAATCTTAGCATTTCAAAGAAGGAAGCTTCTTAGAGAAAAAGATAAATTCTTCCATCAAAATGGAGGCTTGAGATTATACGAAGAAATTAGATCAAAGCAAATCGATACTGTCAAAATATATACGAAAGAGGATATAGAGAAAGCAACAGATAATTTCGATAAGAGTCGAGAACTTGGGCGAGGAGGCCATGGCACCGTTTACAAAGGATACCTAGACGATGGCAGGGAAGTGGCCATCAAGAGGTCTAAGGTAGTCACCGAGGACCAAAGTGAAGAATTCGTACGGGAGATGATTATTCTTTCTCAGATCAATCACAAGAACATTGTAAGGCTCTTGGGTTGTTGCTTGGAAGTAGAAATTCCCATGTTGGTTTATGAGTTCATCCCCAATGGAACCCTCTTCGAGTTCATCCATGATAATGATGGGAAACTAATTCCCTTGACTATTCGTCTACTAATAGCTAGAGAATCTGCAGAGGCACTCGCTTACTTGCATTCATCGGCATCCCCACCGATTGTTCATGGAGATGTGAAGTCGCTCAACATACTTCTAGGTCATAACTACGTGCCAAAGGTATCCGATTTCGGTGCATCGAGGATGATGTCTATAGACGAAACCCAATTCATAACGATGGTCCAAGGAACTCTTGGTTATTTGGACCCAGAGTACTTGTTAGTTCGTCAACTAACAGCAAAGAGTGATGTATATAGCTTTGGAGTGGTTTTGATGGagctcatcacaaggaaaaaggCAATTTATTATGATGGGAGTAGTCAAGGAAAATGTCTTGCCTCAAGCTTCATTGAAGCAATGAAAGATAGCCGACTTGAAGAGATATTGGATGATCAAATCTTGGGAAAAGAGAACATGAATGTCATCCAAGAAATTGCCGAGCTTGCAAAGGAATGTTTGAACATGAAGGGGGATGAAAGGCCTACGATGAGAGAAGTGGCTGAGAAACTGCATATATTAGGAGGGTTCCTACAGGTCTCTTCAACACACCATGCAGCCGAGGAGTGCGAAACATTGCTTGGTGAATCAACCATGAGCTCTACCTTGGATTCTGTCGGGTACCACAGTTTAGAGAACAAATTCGGATTTGATGTAAAAGCtggaagatga
- the LOC135609453 gene encoding putative wall-associated receptor kinase-like 16 translates to MGSTLPLFAFQLLLLMQLQATTAAASAPPSPNVLSPLCNETCGDTSIPYPFGIGDGCFREGFEVTCEVVNGSATPRAFLGGRERNITVQNISLLQGQAHMLNYISWDCFNSNDVVVAGQRPSVNLRGLPFRVSNTSNKFTTLGCNVVGVLFGGDNNTLGTGCVSFCLGRASIASGSCSGTGCCQTTIPEKLDNFTVKFSHFISISSYKDYSPCTYAFIADQDWFFFNKSDLRNHTFEDKHKDGVPLVVDWVAGKQTCEEAKRNLSSYGCRSTNSKCFDSTSLQGYICNCSTGFQGNPYLQDGCKDIDECSSPNLYTCHGTCSNTPGNYSCSCPKGHSSKDPKSEPCVRDQGIPTSTKIVIGSCVGLVSFITCIFCIILAFQRKKILREKDKFFQQNGGLRLYEEIRSKQIDTVKIYTKEDLEKATDNFDKSRELGRGGHGTVYKGNLDDGREVAIKRSKVVTGDQSEEFVWEMIILSQINHKNIVKLLGCCLEVEIPMLVYEFIPNGTLFNFVHGNDGKLIPLTTRLRIARESAEALAYLHSSASPPIIHGDVKSLNILLDHNYVSKVSDFGASRMMSIDETQFITMIQGTLGYLDPEFLLVRQLTAKSDVYSFGVVLVELITRKKAIYYDGSSQGKALASSFIEAMKDSRLEEILDDQIMGKENMDVIQEIAELAKECLNMNGDARPTMREVTEKLHMLGGFLQVSSTHHAPEECEALLGESSMSSTLDSVGYHSLENKLGFDVKAGR, encoded by the exons ATGGGATCCACGCTGCCACTGTTCGCGTTTCAGCTGTTGTTGTTGATGCAGCTGCAAGCAACGACTGCAGCAGCATCGGCACCGCCGTCGCCGAATGTGTTGTCACCACTTTGCAATGAGACATGCGGCGATACTAGCATCCCGTACCCCTTCGGCATCGGCGATGGGTGTTTCAGGGAAGGCTTCGAGGTCACTTGCGAAGTCGTTAACGGCTCTGCGACTCCCAGAGCTTTCTTGGGCGGCCGCGAGAGGAACATTACAGTTCAGAACATATCCTTGCTCCAGGGCCAAGCACACATGCTGAATTACATTAGCTGGGATTGTTTCAACAGTAACGACGTCGTGGTGGCTGGTCAAAGGCCTTCAGTCAACCTCCGTGGCCTTCCGTTTAGGGTATCCAACACGAGCAACAAGTTCACGACCTTGGGCTGCAACGTCGTTGGCGTCCTCTTCGGCGGGGACAACAATACATTGGGAACCGGGTGCGTCTCCTTCTGCCTCGGAAGGGCAAGCATCGCAAGCGGATCGTGCTCTGGCACCGGCTGCTGCCAGACCACCATCCCGGAGAAGCTGGACAATTTTACGGTCAAGTTTTCCCATTTCATCAGTATTTCTTCCTACAAGGACTACAGCCCCTGCACCTATGCCTTCATTGCCGACCAGGACTGGTTCTTCTTCAACAAGTCTGACCTCCGCAACCACACCTTTGAAGACAAGCACAAGGACGGCGTCCCACTCGTGGTGGACTGGGTAGCCGGCAAACAGACCTGCGAGGAGGCTAAGAGAAACCTTTCTTCATATGGATGCCGCAGCACCAACAGTAAATGTTTCGACTCCACAAGTTTACAAGGCTATATCTGCAATTGCTCCACAGGTTTCCAAGGCAATCCTTACCTCCAGGATGGCTGCAAAG ATATCGACGAGTGCAGCTCACCAAATCTGTATACATGTCATGGAACGTGCAGCAACACACCGGGCAACTACAGCTGCTCATGCCCAAAAGGTCACAGCAGCAAGGACCCAAAATCGGAACCATGTGTCCGAGATCAAGGAATTCCAACATCAACGAAGATTGTTATAG GTAGTTGTGTTGGGCTTGTCTCGTTCATTACTTGCATCTTCTGCATAATCTTAGCATTTCAAAGAAAGAAGATTCTTAGAGAAAAAGATAAATTCTTTCAGCAAAATGGAGGCTTGAGGTTATACGAAGAAATCAGATCAAAGCAAATTGATACTGTCAAAATATACACCAAAGAGGATCTAGAGAAGGCAACAGATAATTTCGATAAGAGTCGAGAACTTGGGCGTGGAGGCCATGGCACCGTTTACAAAGGAAACCTAGATGATGGTAGGGAAGTGGCCATCAAGAGGTCTAAGGTGGTCACTGGGGACCAAAGTGAAGAATTCGTATGGGAGATGATTATTCTTTCTCAGATCAATCACAAAAACATTGTAAAGCTCTTGGGTTGTTGCTTGGAAGTGGAAATTCCCATGTTGGTTTATGAGTTCATCCCCAATGGAACTCTCTTCAATTTCGTCCATGGCAACGATGGGAAACTAATTCCCTTGACTACTCGTCTACGAATAGCCAGAGAATCTGCAGAAGCACTTGCTTACTTGCATTCATCGGCATCCCCTCCGATCATTCATGGAGATGTGAAGTCGCTCAACATACTTTTAGATCATAACTACGTGTCAAAGGTATCGGATTTCGGTGCATCGAGGATGATGTCTATAGATGAAACCCAATTCATAACGATGATTCAAGGAACTCTTGGTTATTTGGACCCAGAGTTCTTGCTAGTCCGTCAATTGACAGCAAAGAGTGATGTCTATAGCTTTGGAGTTGTTTTGGTGGagctcatcacaaggaaaaaggCAATTTATTATGATGGGAGTAGTCAAGGAAAAGCTCTTGCCTCAAGCTTCATTGAAGCAATGAAAGATAGTCGACTTGAAGAGATATTGGATGATCAAATCATGGGAAAAGAAAACATGGATGTCATCCAAGAAATTGCCGAGCTTGCAAAGGAATGTTTGAACATGAACGGGGATGCAAGGCCTACAATGAGAGAAGTGACTGAGAAACTGCATATGTTAGGAGGGTTCCTACAAGTATCTTCAACACACCATGCACCCGAGGAATGTGAAGCATTGCTTGGTGAATCATCTATGAGCTCTACCTTGGATTCTGTCGGGTACCACAGTTTAGAGAACAAATTGGGATTTGATGTAAAAGCTGGAAGATGA